In a single window of the Papaver somniferum cultivar HN1 chromosome 8, ASM357369v1, whole genome shotgun sequence genome:
- the LOC113302857 gene encoding uncharacterized protein LOC113302857: protein MLLSLISPVLQNPSSSLIIKSHLTTQSSPIHTQLSSSSPSLPSPSPKTLSLIPNTNNSINNNPIVPDPSLNCALQCQHFDSCSGCTHEWNLHSPNILEDANAFFRNLGVSNFTFDSCRLWGWRCRAKLAVRGSSVKPLIGLYQEGTHNVVDIPSCQAHHPSINAAVELLKQGMAKLDVVPYDEDEVTGELRYVQMAVTMHNTSLPATERYRSGKVQVSLVWNSRNETSYGADKLNALATFLWRNGGPSSNLNLIHSVWVNFQTSTNNIIFGNRWRHLLGEIDFWERVGGIDISLAPSSFGQANTRAFDSLLQRLHKYVPYGASVADMYAGAGVIGLSLAVAKKCRSVKCIEINKESKLSFEKTVSRLPKHLDSNISWHHADTSIDPLSWLEGSDVVVVDPPRKGLDPTLVETLRNLFHYERKAKSPVRSVLKEKDEKRPWILRAKESSVEIEGKTIWEKSQSLPETLIYISCGWESFKEDCRSLLSSKGWHLEKAHGFNFFPGTNSIEILAVFKRTAGDGVKKKKTGKKKKKKSQSGVVHSEM from the exons ATGCTTCTCTCACTCATCTCACCAgtccttcaaaacccgtcatctTCACTCATCATCAAATCTCATCTTACAACTCAATCTTCTCCAATTCACACTCAactatcttcatcttctccatcattACCATCACCTTCACCAAAAACCCTTTCACTGATACCTAACACCAACAATAGCATTAATAATAACCCAATAGTCCCAGATCCTTCGTTGAATTGTGCACTTCAGTGTCAGCACTTTGATTC GTGTTCTGGGTGCACCCACGAATGGAATCTTCATAGTCCTAACATACTTGAAGATGCTAATGCTTTCTTTAGAAATCTTGGTGTTTCAAATTTTACGTTTGATAGTTGTAGATTG TGGGGTTGGAGATGTCGTGCAAAATTAGCTGTTAGAGGTTCTTCAGTTAAACCTTTGATTGGTCTGTATCAAGAGGGTACTCATAATGTTGTAGATattccttcctgccaag CTCATCATCCGAGCATCAATGCAGCTGTTGAGCTTCTTAAACAAG gAATGGCTAAGCTGGATGTGGTGCCATATGATGAAGACGAGGTGACTGGGGAGCTTCGATATGTACAG ATGGCTGTCACTATGCATAACACATCCCTTCCAGCGACTGAGAGATACCGCAGCG GTAAAGTACAGGTTTCCTTGGTTTGGAATTCAAGAAATGAGACTTCATACGGTGCAGACAAGTTGAATGCTTTGGCCACT TTCTTATGGCGAAATGGTGGGCCCAGTAGCAATCTTAATCTCATACACTCTGTTTGGGTTAACTTCCAGACATCGACTAACAAT ATAATTTTTGGAAATCGGTGGAGACATCTATTAGGGGAAATAGATTTTTGGGAACGTGTTGGGGGCATCGACATATCCTTGGCTCCGTCCAGTTTTGGTCAAGCTAATACAAGG GCGTTTGATTCTTTGCTCCAAAGATTGCACAAGTATGTCCCTTATGGTGCTTCAGTTGCTGATATGTATGCAGGAGCAGGTGTCATTGGATTATCATTGGCTGTTGCTAAGAAATGCAG GTCTGTTAAGTGCATTGAAATTAACAAAGAGTCGAAGCTATCTTTTGAGAAGACAGTCAGCCGCTTGCCAAAACATCTAGATAGCAACATTAGCTGGCACCATGCAGACACTTCAATT GATCCTCTCTCTTGGCTCGAGGGATCAGATGTAGTTGTTGTTGATCCTCCTAGGAAAGGGTTGGACCCAACCCTGGTTGAAACGCTACGGAACTTATTTCATTATGAACGCAAGGCAAAGTCCCCTGTGAG GTCTGTTTTGAAGGAAAAAGATGAAAAGCGACCATGGATTTTACGTGCGAAGGAGTCATCAGTGGAGATAGAAGGCAAAACAATATGGGAGAAAAGTCAATCACTTCCGGAAACTCTTATTTATATAAGCTGTGGATGGGAGAGCTTTAAGGAG GATTGCAGATCGTTGTTGTCTAGTAAAGGGTGGCATTTGGAGAAAGCCCATGGCTTCAATTTCTTTCCTGGAACTAACAG CATCGAAATCTTGGCAGTGTTCAAACGGACAGCAGGGGATGgagttaagaaaaagaaaacaggaaagaaaaagaagaagaaatcacagtCAGGAGTTGTCCACTCAGAGATGTAA